Proteins encoded together in one Anopheles darlingi chromosome 3, idAnoDarlMG_H_01, whole genome shotgun sequence window:
- the LOC125955972 gene encoding 39S ribosomal protein L14, mitochondrial, which yields MIISSLLQLLPFRSAARTIHTTAACSEIRKMARLRVVDNSEIGKRAMAEGRPPKCIHVYNKRGVGMIGDKVLVAIKGQKKKGILVGLRQFQKPKVPKFDTNNLVLIDDNGTPLGTRIHVPIPTMLRTILKEKTQAKGADYTKLLAIASRFV from the coding sequence ATGATCATCAGCTCCTTGTTGCAACTTCTGCCCTTCCGCAGTGCGGCACGCACCATACACACGACGGCCGCCTGCAGCGAAATCCGCAAAATGGCTCGACTTCGGGTGGTGGACAACAGCGAAATCGGGAAGCGTGCGATGGCCGAAGGACGACCGCCAAAGTGCATTCACGTGTACAACAAGCGGGGTGTTGGGATGATCGGTGATAAAGTGCTCGTGGCCATCAaaggacagaagaagaagggcattCTGGTGGGGTTGCGGCAGTTTCAGAAACCGAAAGTACCCAAGTTCGACACCAACAATCTGGTGCTAATCGACGACAACGGAACACCCCTCGGAACGCGGATTCACGTGCCAATACCGACGATGTTGCGCACGATTTTAAAGGAAAAAACACAGGCCAAGGGGGCCGACTACACCAAGTTACTAGCCATAGCGAGTAGATTTGTTTAA
- the LOC125955957 gene encoding grpE protein homolog, mitochondrial: protein MHRPKMALNLVLRLDSLRVYSNSSAISSISRMQSTFAVSHAAQRHPVCGLMFARQNTATSSEIPRRMFSTEKDTARVEEPSENEKKLTSEMEELRKEATELTEKVKTLDDKYKRALAESENIRRRLTKQIEDAKQFGIQGFCKDLLEVADILGHATEAVPKEEVSDRNPHLKNLFEGLSMTRAQLNSVFRRHGLEPVNPLNEKFNPNLHEALFQQEVENVEPNTVVVVSKIGYKLHDRCIRPALVGVAKG from the exons ATGCATCGCCCAAAAATGGCTCTGAACTTGGTCCTGCGTCTGGACAGTTTACGCGTCTACTCCAACAGCTcagcgatcagcagcatcag CCGAATGCAATCAACATTCGCAGTTTCACATGCCGCCCAGCGACATCCTGTTTGCGGCCTAATGTTCGCCAGACAGAATACAGCGACCAGTTCCGAGATTCCGAGACGGATGTTTTCGACGGAGAAAGACACAGCACGTGTTGAGGAAccgagtgaaaatgaaaagaaactaACGTCGGAAATGGAGGAGCTACGCAAAGAGGCTACAGAGCTAACGGAAAAGGTCAAAACGCTTGAT GACAAGTACAAGCGAGCACTCGCGGAAAGTGAAAACATTCGGCGAAGGTTGACGAAACAGATTGAAGACGCAAAACAGTTTGGCATTCAAGGGTTCTGCAAGGATTTGCTCGAGGTAGCCGACATCCTCGGCCACGCAACGGAAGCGGTACCCAAGGAGGAG GTATCGGACCGCAACCCACATCTAAAGAATCTTTTCGAGGGTCTCTCGATGACACGCGCCCAGCTCAATAGCGTGTTCCGGCGACATGGGCTCGAGCCGGTCAATCCGTTGAACGAAAAGTTCAATCCTAATCTGCATGAGGCACTGTTCcagcaggaggtggagaaCGTCGAACCCAACACGGTGGTAGTTGTGAGCAAGATCGGTTACAAGCTACACGACCGTTGCATACGTCCCGCTCTGGTCGGTGTCGCGAAAGGATAA
- the LOC125955906 gene encoding putative pre-mRNA-splicing factor ATP-dependent RNA helicase PRP1, translating to MSKRRIEVMDPFIKKRREEKAAAEASAGASSSKQDSSGAGSSGAGSSSALAKAPAAAGEGGGKNPLNGMPYSQNYYNLYKKRITLPVFEYKTDFMRLLSEHQCIVLVGETGSGKTTQIPQWCVEFALKSSSKGVACTQPRRVAAMSVAQRVSEEMDVMLGQEVGYSIRFEDCSSPRTLLKYMTDGMLLREGMSDPMLEAYQVILLDEAHERTLATDLLMGVLKEVIRQRKDLKLVVMSATLDAGKFQQYFDNAPLMNVPGRTHPVEIFYTPEPERDYLEAAIRTVIQIHMCEEIEGDILMFLTGQEEIEEACKRVKREIDNLGPDVGELKCIPLYSTLPPHMQQKIFESAPPKRANGAIGRKVVISTNIAETSLTIDGVVFVIDPGFSKQKVYNPRIRVESLLVSPISKASAQQRAGRAGRTRPGKCFRLYTEKAYKTEMQDNTYPEILRSNLGTVVLQLKKLGIDDLVHFDFMDPPAPETLMRALELLNYLAALDDDGNLTDLGAVMAEFPLDPQLAKMLIASCQHNCSNEILSITAMLSVPQCFVRPNEMKKAADDAKMRFAHVDGDHLTLLNVYHAFKQNNEDQAWCYDNFINYRSLKSADNVRQQLARIMDRFQLQRTSTDFTSREYYSNIRKALVQGFFMQVAHLERTKHYQTIKDNQVVQLHPSTCLDHKPEWVIYNEFVLTTKNYIRTVTDVKPEWLLQIAPQYYELANFPLCEAKRQLELIAARMDSKQFQQGF from the exons ATGTCCAAACGGAGGATAGAGGTGATGGACCCGTTCATCAAGAAGCGACG GGAGGAGAAAGCAGCGGCGGAAGCGTCAGCTGGGGCTAGCTCGTCGAAGCAGGACTCGAGCGGTGCTGGCAGCTCCGGCGCCGGGTCTAGTAGTGCGCTTGCGAAGGCACCGGCTGCGGCTGGCGAAGGCGGCGGGAAGAACCCACTGAACGGGATGCCGTACTCGCAGAACTACTACAATCTGTACAAGAAGCGCATCACGCTGCCGGTGTTTGAGTACAAGACGGACTTTATGAGGCTGCTGTCGGAGCACCAGTGCATCGTGCTGGTTGGTGAAACCGGATCCGGTAAAACGACACAGATTCCGCAGTGGTGTGTGGAGTTTGCGTTGAAATCGAGCTCGAAGGGTGTCGCTTGTACGCAACCCCGTCGAGTAGCGGCCATGTCGGTGGCACAGCGTGTTTCGGAGGAGATGGACGTGATGCTGGGACAGGAGGTGGGATACAGCATCCGTTTCGAGGACTGCTCCTCACCGAGAACGCTGCTCAAGTACATGACGGACGGTATGTTGCTGCGAGAGGGCATGAGTGATCCGATGCTGGAAGCCTACCAGGTCATTCTGCTTGACGAAGCTCACGAGCGCACGTTGGCCACGGATCTGCTGATGGGTGTGCTGAAGGAGGTGATCAGACAGCGGAAGGATTTGAAGCTAGTGGTCATGTCGGCCACACTGGATGCTGGCAAGTTCCAGCAATACTTCGACAATGCTCCACTGATGAACGTACCCGGGCGTACCCATCCGGTGGAGATCTTTTACACGCCCGAACCCGAACGTGACTACCTGGAGGCTGCAATCCGTACCGTGATTCAGATTCATATGTGCGAAGAGATCGAAGGCGATATCCTAATGTTTCTCACGGGCCAGGAAGAGATCGAAGAAGCTTGCAAGCGGGTAAAACGGGAAATCGACAATCTCGGACCGGATGTCGGGGAGCTAAAGTGTATTCCACTCTACTCGACACTGCCACCACACATGCAGCAGAAGATCTTCGAATCGGCTCCACCGAAACGGGCCAACGGTGCGATCGGTCGCAAGGTTGTCATCTCGACCAACATTGCCGAAACGTCGCTCACGATCGATGGTGTCGTGTTTGTGATCGATCCGGGTTTCAGCAAGCAGAAGGTCTACAATCCACGTATCCGTGTCGAGAGTCTGCTCGTGTCGCCGATCAGTAAAGCATCGGCCCAGCAGCGTGCTGGTCGTGCCGGTCGTACGAGACCGGGTAAATGCTTCCGGCTGTACACGGAAAAGGCTTACAAAACGGAAATGCAGGACAATACGTACCCGGAAATTTTGCGCTCCAATCTGGGTACGGTAGTGTTGCAACTGAAAAAGCTCGGAATCGATGATTTGGTGCACTTTGACTTTATGGATCCGCCGGCACCGGAAACGCTGATGCGTGCGCTGGAGTTGCTGAACTATCTGGCTGCcctcgacgatgatggcaaTTTGACCGATCTGGGCGCTGTAATGGCCGAATTTCCGCTCGATCCCCAACTGGCTAAGATGCTGATTGCTAGCTGCCAGCATAACTGCTCCAATGAAATCCTCTCCATCACTGCAATGTTATCCG TTCCACAGTGCTTTGTTCGACCAAATGAGATGAAGAAAGCGGCCGATGATGCAAAAATGCGCTTTGCGCACGTTGATGGTGACCATCTTACGCTGCTGAATGTGTATCATGCGTTTAAACAAA ATAATGAGGATCAAGCTTGGTGTTACGATAACTTTATCAACTATCGATCGCTTAAATCGGCCGACAATGTACGGCAGCAGCTGGCTCGCATCATGGATCGCTTTCAGCTGCAGCGCACCAGCACAGACTTCACGTCTCGGGAGTATTATTCCAACATTCGTAAGGCACTCGTTCAGGGTTTCTTCATGCAG GTTGCGCACTTGGAGCGTACAAAGCATTACCAAACGATAAAGGATAATCAGGTGGTACAGCTGCATCCGTCCACCTGTCTCGATCACAAACCGGAATGGGTTATCTATAACGAGTTCGTGTTGACGACGAAAAACTACATCCGGACGGTGACGGACGTGAAGC CCGAATGGTTGCTTCAGATAGCACCCCAGTACTACGAACTGGCCAACTTCCCGCTGTGTGAGGCCAAGCGCCAGCTCGAGTTGATAGCCGCACGGATGGATTCGAAGCAGTTTCAGCAGGGTTTCTAA
- the LOC125955883 gene encoding uncharacterized protein LOC125955883 — MATPGSSRRSGGNKKEHQDSANTKSNLSGLKHALHGTSYQLKLGIVVSLANAKQALVSAEKFSYTITAEDPTAGKFDDIIYAFQHGNITGTLKIQSKHKLSLPSCKSEVQGGITSATEIKEKHNQESSIPKITLNDLIADSKNDFFIQQYLKSFCDQQQQQQQQQQQQQQQQAIKNDVEGLIICTNADLDDDAKVMWNEIDAAVLSDSTTSLDSYISSLFEKTGGKCYQLKSYYKRAALARLLIKAIKSKEEMVTWQRPLFKEYRAAILDIIDKDSISDNIPSFKFTDDFLDPTYSNSKPGYEAFRKEFKEQLQKELELNETTWELFKANIRIHVAENFFLDEKNPFLSSHIFPDENDGKFFTSFCDRFRLVCGTCNEQELENAIIKVLRNLHFDDNHLVPEPLHVHNEESIVLERLFKANFDWLSDSFAKPLHSDNIKKGLENILSTLAYMKIEPISDKLRKQVLGSPFRIRHEIIKASDIYRQVGTKSLLAIEAVDIQFGITVLLDTLDCHRKNHTTTLFLTYSDFISNSDTVKAVVRCVGSPSTLVIICYEAFETVQNIVQKWERDMAKDPAKHIFIIRKTCNIASDLTGFRICDLTKDSWNQFRNEEISLCTTTISPSKIFQNNFQYLPIEQVIKLLDWGMQMEENNEIFKKYREIESTYVHRPWVDEECKLEAENICWNEEFPVLKAKLEEMSLDEITNWLKTDRNFDAIFGNTNNPEEEYKPIIGDECKKVLILLGEAGHGKSTNLTWFAWHLRKQNPSCWVVRCNLSDHCSEFKPFLEGQNNGTGKVIDETAALKMLYKLLRSSHQLEPGMAEKCSKCLTLVDGEAILNEDLMKNHGLCLNNSIQLLVFKEKFNAGEFLLLLDGFDEIAPNYKEVVLKFLSLFEQFKGVRKMYISSRPYGFKEQFERTCKDSSFFKLNPLSLKDKGSMLFKIMKVKWHNWNIDNGKLSDFYKSLCLMLLCSLGGMSDVALNLMMAVDILEDSLYHDEHIKLEFYSRTVKIKLLQIVLKLSKASFTIEEFVKVKIRHRLYDKNGGDKNVANKPEEMERFEKAIDKVKLIHGLLALWVLFNENELHSILSTNEKRLAKDYIKKIHEGSEKTGIIHGMQNGDPMFIHRTFAEYLAAWWFVKRRIEGNQQDKEKISCVGPFWKRKELREHIEIILAKRLPLHLAIIGRDWPVVESLLSTDPKSIYERDDANRTPLHLIALYYDFAAEWASFLPDCIESNIINTKEKLLGWTALDYAFDKGKARFIFYLLHQGATINVNVLYKQVISPNGYVVGKADSYPKYVMEYLSRQVIAYKSHNAYKMIKQFCYKVVSHFARETSNWMFWKTMFQLRFNRRGLSIAYDVIKYEKIWLEDKKFPVITKRWRSMTNSMAFAYSITSNSFLMVRYVMEKDPSSLNDEQLWRYAVYAALNDYKIEFKYFFDLYCFRLKIIDHHSCSIGSDKPCYLLDYLKLDTVRTIFTIMKNMFWEELRELAGILIHEHILSLLVICVATVRPSMLRYMIGSCNLNISNKTIFCLAMITDDLFLKIGRVGAIKPSKAYEFLFDLATNISDGEANKILRLAITSNCFQLSKYLIERYQIIFQTLDELNGWNIFHFCASNQRSFWDEEITHGDYDSSHVDGNKTDLFRYMLAKANEMDCFENFDKKGRSILHLAMKNEQKGVAELIVARKLGVGDLKEIKNLSVDAIPNITFCYHAIREISKSVAEKRWQEVLCVLVKQIVKISLTIDDPSKQRDKSRLLLQENVKELYEIAMNRKSLFLMYYLYREFPTAMPPSIYDEDWLACTVRSIYSPDFLPVTKWLLNPKEVDQHDNLYEIVEKCDAEGYDTTSADLKELVKQVEMILSVNRTVEELCKLKLLALAVCLKCESMIRHLCETLNVNIDWKVLIEIMEIAHQSHVYAPGTRIADGCAFEKSDFDTIYRYLFERLSNLAEIDADGGNVLHLATQNGLGCMAKFLIKHNMVNVMSTNEQNGWNIFNYYASSSRWKCCATENDQLLSCIIKRVLEVTSDNFPLSSLTESHKNKIKELCFNKNEGSVIHVAVEACKIEMAEYIISCRFGIIIDKREIMNSVERSRYRECHDELIQIAAQLPFNAEYDYLLHRLANAISPENIEHITEQGNVEDHIFENTYRTAIIYRSVSTLEHLITACEDQMNQALAKSTDIELIACMTECIRRNRMSMFKVLVGHYRNLKGIQPRVEVEFENDENDKTNKTRIDEKKMQWAIINKLSEDVAMNQDYLSLLILSVTYGRLLMARFLVEMLQLEINKSSILLIMKVLEKLWDKNCEAATPVYEYLASRCEANPKLLHLCIQAECYTMLEYLIKEKKLDPNEVDSENGWNVGHYYASDPNGTSGYKEFIWLVEEYNMDCFGVYDQNGRTILYLALENGRDEIVKFIIRHRLGLKDHNQPWHELDLEKIEKHINELQKILESLPETIPQQKQQVLEDILEKVRDRNIALTTYKQLFTN; from the coding sequence ATGGCGACTCCAGGTTCATCCAGACGCTCTGGTGGCAACAAGAAGGAGCATCAAGATTCTGCCAACACCAAAAGCAATCTATCAGGCCTGAAACATGCACTTCATGGGACGTCGTATCAATTGAAGCTGGGGATCGTTGTTTCCCTGGCGAATGCCAAGCAGGCTTTGGTTTCAGCCGAAAAATTCAGCTATACAATTACGGCAGAGGATCCTACAGCCGGAAAGTTCGATGATATTATATATGCTTTTCAACATGGCAACATAACCGGAACTCTGAAGattcaatcaaaacacaaGCTGAGTCTACCTTCCTGTAAGAGTGAAGTTCAAGGTGGAATCACATCAGCTACAGAGATTAAAGAGAAGCACAACCAGGAATCATCGATTCCCAAAATTACACTGAATGACCTCATCGCAGACtccaaaaatgatttttttatccaGCAATACTTAAAGTCATTTtgtgatcaacaacaacaacaacagcaacaacaacaacaacagcaacaacaacaggcgATCAAAAATGACGTGGAAGGATTGATCATTTGCACCAACGCAGATTTAGATGACGACGCAAAAGTAATGTGGAACGAAATAGATGCAGCTGTCCTGAGCGACTCAACGACTTCTTTGGATTCCTACATTTCATCGTTATTCGAAAAGACGGGAGGTAAATGCTATCAACTCAAAAGTTATTATAAACGTGCCGCTTTAGCCAGACTGTTGATCAAAGCCATTAAATCAAAGGAAGAAATGGTAACATGGCAAAGACCTCTATTCAAAGAGTATCGTGCGGCCATTCTGGACATAATTGATAAGGATAGTATTTCAGATAATATTCCGTCATTTAAGTTTACAGATGATTTTTTGGATCCTACCTATTCTAACTCAAAACCAGGGTATGAAGCATTTAGAAAAGAGTTCAAAGAGCAACTCCAAAAAGAACTTGAGTTAAATGAAACTACATGGGAGCtttttaaagcaaatattcgaatacATGTAGCGGAAAACTTTTTCTTGGATGAAAAGAATCCATTCCTGTCATCTCATATTTTTCCAGATGAGAATGATGGTAAATTTTTCACATCCTtctgcgatcgatttcgattggtGTGTGGCACGTGCAATGAGCAAGAATTAGAAAACGCAATTATTAAAGTTTTGAggaatttgcattttgacgATAATCACTTGGTTCCTGAGCCACTCCACGTACATAATGAGGAGAGTATCGTTCTCGAAAGATTATTTAAAGCTAATTTTGATTGGCTGTCGGATTCCTTTGCCAAACCCTTACATTCAGACAATATTAAAAAAGGGCTCGAGAATATTTTAAGTACATTAGCTTATATGAAGATAGAACCTATCTCTGATAAACTCCGCAAGCAAGTGTTGGGGTCGCCATTTCGAATTCGGCACGAAATTATCAAAGCTTCTGACATATACAGACAAGTTGGAACTAAAAGCCTTCTTGCTATTGAGGCAGTCGATATCCAATTTGGTATCACGGTGCTATTGGACACATTAGATTGCCACAGAAAAAATCATACTACTACACTGTTTCTCACTTATTCGGATTTCATCTCGAATTCAGACACTGTAAAAGCAGTAGTTCGTTGTGTCGGATCCCCGTCCACTTTGGTCATTATCTGCTACGAAGCATTTGAAACGGTTCAGAATATCGTACAAAAATGGGAAAGAGATATGGCAAAGGATCctgcaaaacatatttttattatcAGGAAAACGTGTAACATCGCATCCGATCTTACTGGCTTTCGTATTTGTGACTTAACAAAAGATTCATGGAATCAGTttcgaaatgaagaaatttcTTTGTGCACTACAACAATTTCTCCGTCCAAGATTTTCCAGAACAATTTCCAATATCTTCCAATCGAACAAGTTATTAAACTGTTAGATTGGGGAATGCAAATGGAAGAGAACAacgaaattttcaaaaaatatcGGGAAATCGAAAGCACTTATGTTCATCGTCCTTGGGTTGACGAGGAATGCAAACTTGAAGCAGAAAACATATGTTGGAATGAAGAGTTCCCAGTACTGAAAGCAAAACTGGAAGAAATGAGCTTGGATGAAATAACAAATTGGTTAAAGACTGACCGGAATTTCGATGCAATATTCGGAAACACAAATAATCCAGAGGAAGAGTATAAACCAATAATTGGCGACGAATGTAAAAAGGTCCTGATATTGTTGGGAGAAGCGGGACACGGAAAGTCAACCAATCTCACATGGTTTGCTTGGCATTTGCGAAAACAAAATCCTTCATGCTGGGTTGTTCGATGTAACTTATCTGATCATTGTTCCGAATTTAAACCATTTCTAGAGGGCCAAAATAATGGGACTGGAAAAGTTATCGATGAAACGGCAGCTTTAAAAATGTTGTATAAGCTGCTTCGTTCATCGCATCAACTAGAACCGGGAATGGCTGAGAAATGTTCCAAATGCTTGACTCTTGTGGATGGAGAAGCAATTTTGAACGAAGATCTGATGAAAAATCACGGTCTATGCTTAAACAACTCTATCCAACTGCTGGTTttcaaagaaaagtttaatgcCGGGGAATTTTTGTTACTTTTGGATGGGTTCGATGAAATCGCTCCTAATTACAAGGAGGTGGTTTTAAAgttcctctctctgtttgaACAATTTAAAGGAGTAAGGAAAATGTATATCTCCAGCCGTCCATACGGTTTCAAAGAACAATTCGAAAGGACATGCAAagattcttcgtttttcaaattgaatccTCTGTCGCTAAAAGATAAAGGTTCTATGCTGTTTAAGATCATGAAGGTAAAATGGCATAATTGGAATATTGACAATGGAAAGTTATCTGATTTCTATAAATCGTTGTGTTTAATGCTACTTTGTAGTTTGGGTGGTATGAGTGATGTCGCATTAAACCTGATGATGGCAGTCGACATTCTTGAGGATAGTCTTTATCATGATGAACATATAAAGTTAGAGTTTTATTCTAGAACGGTCAAGATAAAACTGCTTCAAATAGTCTTAAAATTATCAAAGGCATCGTTTACTATAGAAGAGTTTGTGAAAGTCAAGATCCGACATCGTTTATATGACAAAAATGGGGGAGATAAAAATGTAGCAAACAAAccagaagaaatggaaagattTGAGAAAGCCATAGATAAAGTGAAACTGATCCATGGGTTGCTGGCACTCTGGGTGTTGTTCAACGAGAATGAGCTGCATAGTATCTTATCGACGAATGAGAAGCGTCTGGCAAAGGATTACATAAAGAAAATACATGAAGGCAGTGAAAAAACTGGAATAATTCATGGAATGCAGAATGGGGATCCAATGTTTATTCATCGCACATTCGCTGAGTACTTGGCTGCCTGGTGGTTTGTAAAGCGTCGAATAGAAGGGAATCAACAAGACAAGGAAAAGATATCATGTGTAGGGCCGTTCTGGAAGCGTAAAGAGCTGCGAGAGCATATTGAAATAATTCTTGCTAAACGCCTTCCGCTACATCTGGCTATTATTGGGAGAGATTGGCCAGTAGTAGAATCTTTACTTTCAACAGATCCAAAGTCGATCTATGAGAGAGATGATGCAAATAGAACTCCATTGCATCTAATTGCATTATATTATGATTTTGCAGCAGAATGGGCAAGCTTTTTACCAGATTGCATCGAATCCAACATAATAAACACGAAGGAGAAGTTACTCGGTTGGACCGCTTTGGATTACGCGTTCGATAAGGGCAAAGCGAGGTTTATATTTTATCTTTTGCATCAAGGAGCCACAATAAATGTAAATGTACTTTACAAACAGGTAATTTCACCTAATGGCTATGTAGTTGGTAAAGCTGATAGTTATCCTAAATATGTGATGGAATATTTAAGCCGTCAGGTGATCGCGTACAAATCACATAATGCCtacaaaatgataaaacaatTTTGTTATAAAGTGGTGAGTCACTTTGCAAGGGAGACATCCAACTGGATGTTCTGGAAAACAATGTTTCAATTGAGATTCAATCGCAGGGGCCTTTCCATTGCGTATGACGTTATCAAATATGAAAAAATTTGGTTGGAGGACAAAAAATTTCCGGTGATAACAAAGCGCTGGAGGAGCATGACAAATTCGATGGCTTTTGCTTATAGTATAACAAGCAACTCTTTTTTAATGGTTAGATACGTTATGGAAAAAGATCCATCCAGTTTAAACGACGAACAACTATGGCGATACGCTGTATATGCTGCACTAAATGAttacaaaattgaattcaagtATTTTTTTGATCTTTACTGTtttcgattgaaaattatAGATCATCATTCATGTTCAATTGGAAGTGATAAACCTTGTTATCTTCTTGATTATCTTAAGTTGGATACAGTACGGACAATTTTCACAATCATGAAGAACATGTTTTGGGAAGAATTGAGAGAATTAGCTGGAATATTGATTCACGAACACATACTCTCGTTGTTGGTCATATGTGTGGCAACGGTAAGACCATCTATGCTTAGGTATATGATAGGGTCAtgtaatttgaatatttcaaatAAAACTATCTTTTGTCTAGCAATGATAActgatgatttatttttgaaaataggACGCGTGGGAGCAATAAAACCAAGCAAGGCATATGAGTTTCTGTTCGACCTGGCAACAAATATAAGCGACGGCGAAGCGAATAAAATACTTCGTCTTGCCATAACATCCAATTGCTTCCAATTATCAAAATATCTGATAGAACGATATCAAATCATCTTCCAGACTCTCGATGAATTAAATGGTTggaatatttttcatttttgtgctTCCAATCAACGCTCATTCTGGGATGAAGAAATTACCCATGGTGATTACGATTCTTCTCATGTTGATGGTAATAAAACTGATTTGTTTCGCTATATGCtagcaaaagcaaacgaaatggattgttttgaaaatttcgataagaaaggaagaagcattCTCCACCTCGCAATGAAAAACGAACAGAAAGGTGTAGCAGAACTCATTGTGGCTCGAAAATTGGGAGTTGGTgatttaaaagaaatcaaaaacctGAGCGTTGATGCCATACCAAACATCACATTTTGTTACCATGCGATTCGCGAGATATCGAAATCTGTTGCAGAGAAAAGGTGGCAAGaagtactttgtgtgttagtCAAACAAATAgttaaaatttcattaaccATCGATGACCCATCAAAACAGCGAGATAAAAGCCGCTTGTTACTCCAAGAGAATGTCAAAGAGTTGTACGAAATCGCAATGAACCGCAAATCCCTATTCCTAATGTACTATTTGTATCGTGAGTTCCCTACCGCGATGCCACCATCGATTTATGATGAAGATTGGTTGGCATGTACAGTAAGGAGCATTTATTCACCTGACTTCCTTCCTGTCACCAAATGGCTGCTCAATCCAAAAGAGGTGGATCAGCATGACAATTTGTacgaaattgttgaaaaatgtgacGCCGAAGGATATGATACCACTTCAGCAGATTTAAAGGAATTGGTCAAGCAGGTTGAAATGATTCTATCGGTCAACCGGACGGTAGAAGAGCTGTGTAAATTGAAACTCTTGGCCCTAGCTGTATGCTTAAAATGTGAATCAATGATAAGGCATTTGTGTGAAACATTAAATGTAAACATTGATTGGAAAGTTCTTATCGAAATTATGGAAATTGCACATCAGTCACATGTTTATGCACCGGGAACAAGAATCGCAGATGGATGTGCTTTCGAAAAGTCTGATTTTGATACAATTTACAGATATCTGTTTGAACGACTCTCCAATCTTGCTGAAATAGATGCCGATGGTGGAAATGTGTTACATCTTGCGACACAAAATGGGCTCGGCTGCATGGCCAAGTTCTTGATCAAACACAACATGGTCAATGTCATGAGCACCAATGAgcaaaatggatggaatatcTTCAACTATTATGCTTCAAGCAGCAGATGGAAATGTTGCGCGACTGAAAATGATCAGTTACTATCTTGCATAATTAAACGGGTGCTTGAGGTCACATCCGATAACTTTCCGCTCTCGTCGTTGACGGAAAGTCACAAGAATAAAATCAAAGAACTGTGCTTCAACAAAAACGAAGGAAGTGTAatccatgttgctgttgaagcttGTAAAATAGAAATGGCAGAATACATCATAAGTTGCCGTTTTGGAATAATCATAGACAAACGTGAAATAATGAATTCAGTCGAGCGCTCGCGCTACCGAGAATGTCATGATGAGCTTATTCAAATAGCAGCACAACTTCCATTCAATGCAGAATATGATTACCTTTTACATAGATTAGCGAACGCCATCTCACCAGAAAACATTGAACATATAACGGAACAAGGGAATGTAGAAGACCATATCTTTGAAAATACCTACCGAACAGCAATAATTTATAGATCTGTTTCAACACTAGAACATCTAATAACCGCATGTGAGGATCAGATGAACCAAGCATTGGCTAAAAGCACTGACATTGAATTGATTGCCTGCATGACGGAGTGTATCAGACGAAACAGAATGAGCATGTTCAAAGTGCTCGTTGGTCATTATCGCAACCTAAAAGGCATTCAACCAAGAGTGGAAGTTGAGTTTgagaatgatgaaaatgataagACAAATAAAACCAGGattgatgaaaagaaaatgcaatgGGCAATCATCAATAAGTTGTCCGAGGATGTGGCCATGAATCAGGACTATCTATCTCTGCTTATCCTGTCAGTTACGTATGGAAGGCTCTTGATGGCacgatttttggttgaaatgctTCAGCTAGAGATCAATAAATCATCGATTCTATTAATTATGaaagtgttggaaaaactCTGGGATAAGAATTGTGAGGCAGCAACGCCAGTATATGAATATCTCGCGAGCAGATGTGAAGCAAACCCTAAATTGTTGCATCTTTGCATACAAGCTGAGTGTTATACTATGCTCGAATACctcataaaagagaaaaagcttGACCCGAATGAAGTTGACTcggagaatggatggaatgttgGTCACTATTATGCCTCAGATCCGAATGGGACGTCGGGTTACAAGGAATTTATTTGGTTGGTGGAAGAGTATAATATGGACTGTTTCGGTGTTTACGATCAAAATGGTCGAACTATTCTTTATTTGGCATTGGAAAATGGTCGCGATGAAATAGTAAAATTCATCATAAGGCACAGACTGGGCCTCAAAGATCATAACCAACCATGGCATGAGTTGGACttggagaaaatagaaaaacacataaatgaaCTGCAAAAAATCTTAGAATCGCTTCCGGAAACCAtaccacaacaaaaacaacaagttCTAGAAGATATATTAGAGAAAGTAAGAGATCGAAATATTGCCCTAACAACATATAAGCAATTGTTCACAAATTAA